The following nucleotide sequence is from Roseivirga sp. BDSF3-8.
AGCCGAAATACGCTGGCCATGGCTAAGACCATGAGCGAGCATATTAATGAGTGGGATGTTACGCAGAACCCACCTACGGAAAGACAATTGAAAGAAATCATGCAGATGCTGGATGCAACAGTAGATGATATGATCGAAAAAGACTCTGATCTGTATAGGGAAAAATATGAGAAGGCGTCTTTCTCAGAGGAAGAATGGCTCAAAATACTAAAGCAAAATCCAGAGCTTATACAAACGCCTATCGTCTTTAAGGGAGGTAAAGGGAAGTTTATTGCTACACCCTCAAATGTATTGGACCTCGACCCCAGCGGCGGAACTAATGATTTTAAGACCTGAGCGAATTCGCTTAAGGTTTAACAGATAACCACTAGGGCAGCTCTTTAAGGGCTGCCTTTGCTTTTTGCTCAATACTGGCTTCGTAGGGATGGCCTTGATAGTCTATGGCTTTTTTCAGATAGTACCTGGACGCACCCGGGTCTTTTTCTTTAAGTAAATAGCCAAGTTGCAGGCATGCATTCGGAGCAAAATAATGATCTTTTTTCTGTGCCTCTATGGTATGATAGTAATAAGTTATGGCTGAGGTGGTGTCCCTGTTCAGATGCGCTACTCGCGCTGTGCGGTATAACCACTCCACTCTCTCATCATGTGATAGCTGGTTTCTTTGCGTCCGATTAAGCCGATTCAGAACAGCCTCTGCTTCATTAAGGTAGCCGCCGTCCATTCTCAACCTGGCTTCATACAGCGCCGGGATCGGTAGGGGCTCCTCCCCTCCGGATATTTTAAGTGCATACCTGTCTGTGCCTGTTTCTGCTTCTCCTTCTTTTACTGCGCGCTTAAATGCGGCTTTCATTTTTTCATTATTCCCCAGAATATACCAGGCAATGCCTTGTTTAAAGTAGGCATCCTTCACCAGGTGATCACCTTTGTTCAATCTCAAAAATGAGCCAAAGGATTCGATAGCCGTATGGTATTCCCCTTTTCGTAGCAGGGCCTCACCCTTCATATAAGAAATGGATGGAAGGGTGGTGAGCAGTAAAGAATCCTTGTCTAAATACGCGAGGTGTGACAGTGCCTTTTCAGCCTTAAAGTCTTTCAGATACAGCATAGTAAGCAGATGGTGGGCAAGCTGGTGCTGTGGCTTATTTTCAGTTAACTCTTCCAGCTGTTGAGTACTCAAGGCAGGGTTTTCAAACAAATACATGTCTCCCAGTGCCAGCAAATACTGGCCTTTGGTTTTTTGCACACCACTTGCCTTACTTATTCCCTTTTTAATAATGGCACGGCCATTTTCTTCCTCTACCGTGATGCCGAGGGTGGGCAGTGTCCACTGGTATTCTTCAGGGACCGCTTCCAGGGTGCCCTGAAGGAGCCCGTACAAGGGTAGGTGATCGTAGTAGTCCGGATAGCCCTCTGATATGTCAGAGAGTAAACGTACGGCTTTACGGACCTGCCACCCGCCCTTCAGCGTGTTGCCGCTGCGAATATGTACCAGAGCCCGTGAAAGATACACTTCGGCGGTATAGTGGTATTGGCGGGGGTCATACGCCGGTAACCTTTCAAGAGACTCTATGGCTACTTCGCAAAAGGACAGGTAATTATCGATAGCCGTGGGTTCATCTTTGCCCTGATAGAGCAGTGTTTTCACCAGCCCGTAAGTGGTGAGGGCATGAAGGGTATTAGCAGGAAGGTGTTGAGCATTTGCAGGTAGAGGGTGCTGGAGGTCAAGGCTGTAAAGGTTATTCCAAACCACCTGTTCGCTTTGTCTTCCCAGCAGGGGAGGCGAACCTATCAGCCAGACACACAAAAAAAGGGGAACGATGTATTCCCCTTTTTTAAATAATGTATGTAAAAGACCTTTGATCAAGAACTCTTCTTTTTCGTAGTCTTTCTTTTCTTCTTAGGTGGCTCTTCTACCACTATTTCATCTTCTACGTCAGCCAGAATACGGCCACAGTGCTCACATACGATGAGTTTCTTTCTGTCGCGAATGTCTGCCTGGCGTTGAGGGGGCACGATATTAAAGCAGCCTCCGCAAGCGTCTCTTTTCACAGGTACTACAGCCAGCCCGTTACGGGCATTGGTGCGAATACGCTGGTAAGACTTGTAGAGTCTTTCTTCTATATCCTTAACAGCTTCGTTTCTGCCATCCTCAAGTTCCCTTTCGTCCTCCTGGCTTTCGTTAAGAATGCTGTCAAGTTCCTTTTTCTTGCTGTCGAGGTCTTTCTGGCGCTCACTGGCAATAGCATTGGTGGCGTCAATTTCCTCTTTCTTCAACTCTATTTTGCGGTGAGATTCCTTGATGCGCTTTTCGCGTATCTGAATTTCAAGCTTTTGCAGTTCGATCTCTTTAGAGATAGCATCGTACTCCCGGTTGTTCCGGACGTTCATCTGCTGCTCTTCGTAACGCTTTATAAGCTTTTCAGAATCTTTAATAGCCTGCTTACTTTCGGAGATATCCTGCTCGAGGCCTTTCAGATCTTCATTGAACTTATCAATTCTGGTCTGGTAACCGGCAATTTCGTCTTCCAGATCACCAACTTCCTCGGGAAGTGCCCCACGTACTTTTTTCAGTTCGTCAAGTTGGGAATCTATTTCTTGTAATTTGGTTAGTGCGTCAAGCTTTTGTGCTACCGTCCTTTCCATGAATTAATTTTAAAGGTAAGCTATCGGGTTTGTCACTACTTCGGACAAATAGGATGCAATATTAGCAAATTTTTTATTCAATATCTCCACCAGAAGGTCTTTTGTATAGACTTCACTCTCATAATGGCCAATATCGGCAATCATGATACTGTCTTCGGCGTCGAAAAACTCATGATATTTAAAGTCCGCGGTGATAAATACATCTGCCTGACTGCGTTTTGCCTGACCAAGCAAAAAACTGCCGGCTCCTCCGCACACAGCCACTCGCCGTATCTCACGGCCAGTAGGCTTTGTATATCGTATCATGTTCAGGTTCATACTACGTTTCAGATGACGTAAAAATTCCATCGCCTGCATAGGTTGCGGAAGTTCTCCGACCATGCCGGAGCCTACCTCCTGATTTTCGTTTTCCAGCAGAAACAGGTAATAGGCCACTTCTTCATAAGGATGAGCAGCAAAAAGGGCCTGAAGCACAGCATGTTCCTTATGGGCAGGCAATAAAACCTCTGCTTTATGCTCTTTCACTTCTTCCTGCACATCCTGCGCACCAATATGAGGTTTGGTGCCTTCGCCTGGCCTGAAACTACCTGTGCCGCTACTACGGAAGCTACAGTGATCATAGTTACCCACCTCCCCGGCGCCGGCACGGTGCAGAGCATTGAGCACCTCTTTTGTATTCTCTTCCGGCACAAAAAACTCCAGTTTTTTCAGCAGGTTCTTTTTAGGAGCCAGGATTTTTGTTTTCTCCAGGCCTATCATTTCGCAGATTTTACGATTTACCCCTGTGTGTACATTATCCAGGTTGGTATGTATGGCATATATGGCGATGTCATTGCGCAGCGCCATCATTACCGTACGCTCTACGTAGTTACTGCCAGTCAGCCTTTTAAGGCCTTTGAAAATAATAGGGTGATGGGCCACGATGAGGTTGCAGGAGCGTTTAGAGGCTTCCTCCACCACGTCTTCGGTAACATCGAGTGTTACCAGCACACCCGTTATCTCCTTGTGCGGCTCCCCTGCAATGAGGCCTGAATTATCATAGTTTTCCTGGTAAGCCGGGGGGGCTATGCGGTCCAGGTAGGCTGTAATGTCTTTTATTTTCGGCATATTTGCATCCTTATTTTCAGACGTGGCAAGTTAATAAATATTACCTCGCGGCAATAATGGGCCTATCTCGGATTGTACTTTCACCATTTTCTGCCTTGTACAAAGTAGTTACGGATGTGCGTAATTTCCTTTACGACCAGGGCAGAAGGCATTCTACCCTCTTTACTGTTCCTGTAATCAATGTAGGAAACCTCACAGTGGGCGGTACAGGTAAGAGTCCTATGATCGAATACCTGGGGGCCATGCTTAGTGAAAGCTATCAGGTGGCCATTCTTTCCCGCGGATATGGCAGACGTACGAAAGGTTTCCGGCTGGCTGGCGAGGGGGATGATGCCACTACACTGGGGGACGAACCCTATCAGTTTTACCAAAAAGCGGGTGATAATGTTACTGTAGCCGTGGGGGAGGAGCGAGCTCTGGCCATTCCATCCATTTTACTGGAAAGACCGGAAACAAACGTAATTCTGCTGGATGATGCCTTCCAGCACCGTGCCGTGGTGCCTCATTTCAATATTTTGCTTAGCGATTACAACCGCCCTTTTTATAAGGATATGGTGCTGCCTGCAGGTAGACTACGCGAAAGCAGGTACGGAGCCAGGAGGGCCCATGCCGTCATCGTTACAAAATGCCCCGGTTCATTAGACGAAAAAGCAATGGAGCTGGTAAAGGCACAGATAGAAAAATATACCAGGGCTGGTACACCGGTGTTTTTTACCACTATTAGTTATGGGCAACCTATATCACTGTATGGTCATACATCCCCTGCCAGAGGCGAAAATGTAGTGGCCTTTTCAGGGATAGCCCGTTCGGAGCCATTCATAAACTACCTGGCCAAAACATATGCCCTTTCAGACCACATGGATTTTCCCGATCATCATGCCTACTCTGAAAGTGACCTGGAGCGCATCAAGGCCCGCTTTATGGCTCACGGCGCTACCTCTGAACAGACCAGCCTGGTGACTACAGAAAAAGACGCTGCGAGATTACGAAGCCTGGGGGCTAAGCATCCTTTATCCGGTTTACCGGTAAGTTACATCCCGATCCGGCCCGTGTTTTTGCGAGACGAAGAGGTATTTCGCAGCATGGTTTTTGATGCAGTGTCGAAGGAACTAGGGCGTTGAAAATAAAAATGTATTTTTGGGCGTGTTTTTGAGGAGAATCATCATAACGTGTTGTTTACTGTGCTTCGTTCAGCCGCTGCTAGCTCAGATAGAGCAGGAGGAGGGGAGCAATGACCCCTTTAATCAGAACGATCCGTTTAATAGTAACAATCCTGAACTGCTTAATGAGCAGGATACTGCATCCAATAGGCGTACAGGAAGAATTTTGGGAGGAGAGAAAGAGCCAAAAAGCCCATATGGTCCTACGACTACGCGGTTTTTCACTGAGGATGAATTCTTCAGAGGCGATAGCACGGTGCACTACATAGATACCACGCTGAATAACCTGCACAGGTTTGAGGTGATAGAGAAGCTTGAGCAGAAATATCAGCACCTGGGAGCTAACGGCACTGCCCTCAACCCAATCTTTCCTGTATTACCTGCGACCATCGGCCGTACTTCAGGATTTGATGTATATAATCCTTACTCCCTTGAAGCGGATTCGATAAGATACTACGACACCAAGAGTCCCTATACGAAGCTACACCTTGTATTCGGGGGTAATAACCGTAACCTTGTTGACTTGGCTTATGCGCGAAATATTAACCCGAGGTGGAACATTGCGGGGCATATGTATCGCATTATCACTGATAAGCAGGTAGGCGCCAGCGCCAGGCGTGACGACCGTAATGCTGTACTGAACCGGTACGGGTTCAATACTTCATACCGCTCAGAGAACGGTAAATATGCCTTACTGGCGAGTTTTGTCCGTATGAAACATGATGTGGAAGAGCTGGGAGGCATAGTGCCACCCACCACTGGCGTTATCACAGACTATTATGATACAGACAACGTAGCTATTGAACTTAGCGGGGCCGATGCAGAAGAGCTCCGGCAGGATTACCATCTCTATCACCAGTACGTGCTTACGCCTATACTGCAGGTATACCATAGGCTGGACCGTCAGAATCAGCTCAACAGCTACCGGGACCCTTTGTCACAGGATGATTTTTCCTATTACCCTAATACATTTATCCGTACGGATACTACCACCGACCGGTTCAAGTTCAGGGAGTTTAAAAATGAGGTGGGGATAAAAGGGAAAGTAGAAGAGGCTCTTTTCTATGCTTTCTATTATAAGCGCAGAGACGTCAATTTTATTTACAAGTACCTGCAGG
It contains:
- a CDS encoding zinc ribbon domain-containing protein, with the translated sequence MERTVAQKLDALTKLQEIDSQLDELKKVRGALPEEVGDLEDEIAGYQTRIDKFNEDLKGLEQDISESKQAIKDSEKLIKRYEEQQMNVRNNREYDAISKEIELQKLEIQIREKRIKESHRKIELKKEEIDATNAIASERQKDLDSKKKELDSILNESQEDERELEDGRNEAVKDIEERLYKSYQRIRTNARNGLAVVPVKRDACGGCFNIVPPQRQADIRDRKKLIVCEHCGRILADVEDEIVVEEPPKKKRKTTKKKSS
- the lpxK gene encoding tetraacyldisaccharide 4'-kinase, producing MGLSRIVLSPFSALYKVVTDVRNFLYDQGRRHSTLFTVPVINVGNLTVGGTGKSPMIEYLGAMLSESYQVAILSRGYGRRTKGFRLAGEGDDATTLGDEPYQFYQKAGDNVTVAVGEERALAIPSILLERPETNVILLDDAFQHRAVVPHFNILLSDYNRPFYKDMVLPAGRLRESRYGARRAHAVIVTKCPGSLDEKAMELVKAQIEKYTRAGTPVFFTTISYGQPISLYGHTSPARGENVVAFSGIARSEPFINYLAKTYALSDHMDFPDHHAYSESDLERIKARFMAHGATSEQTSLVTTEKDAARLRSLGAKHPLSGLPVSYIPIRPVFLRDEEVFRSMVFDAVSKELGR
- a CDS encoding ArsC/Spx/MgsR family protein gives rise to the protein MELNDREITLFYNPASKKSRNTLAMAKTMSEHINEWDVTQNPPTERQLKEIMQMLDATVDDMIEKDSDLYREKYEKASFSEEEWLKILKQNPELIQTPIVFKGGKGKFIATPSNVLDLDPSGGTNDFKT
- a CDS encoding tol-pal system YbgF family protein, whose translation is MIKGLLHTLFKKGEYIVPLFLCVWLIGSPPLLGRQSEQVVWNNLYSLDLQHPLPANAQHLPANTLHALTTYGLVKTLLYQGKDEPTAIDNYLSFCEVAIESLERLPAYDPRQYHYTAEVYLSRALVHIRSGNTLKGGWQVRKAVRLLSDISEGYPDYYDHLPLYGLLQGTLEAVPEEYQWTLPTLGITVEEENGRAIIKKGISKASGVQKTKGQYLLALGDMYLFENPALSTQQLEELTENKPQHQLAHHLLTMLYLKDFKAEKALSHLAYLDKDSLLLTTLPSISYMKGEALLRKGEYHTAIESFGSFLRLNKGDHLVKDAYFKQGIAWYILGNNEKMKAAFKRAVKEGEAETGTDRYALKISGGEEPLPIPALYEARLRMDGGYLNEAEAVLNRLNRTQRNQLSHDERVEWLYRTARVAHLNRDTTSAITYYYHTIEAQKKDHYFAPNACLQLGYLLKEKDPGASRYYLKKAIDYQGHPYEASIEQKAKAALKELP
- a CDS encoding Nif3-like dinuclear metal center hexameric protein, which produces MPKIKDITAYLDRIAPPAYQENYDNSGLIAGEPHKEITGVLVTLDVTEDVVEEASKRSCNLIVAHHPIIFKGLKRLTGSNYVERTVMMALRNDIAIYAIHTNLDNVHTGVNRKICEMIGLEKTKILAPKKNLLKKLEFFVPEENTKEVLNALHRAGAGEVGNYDHCSFRSSGTGSFRPGEGTKPHIGAQDVQEEVKEHKAEVLLPAHKEHAVLQALFAAHPYEEVAYYLFLLENENQEVGSGMVGELPQPMQAMEFLRHLKRSMNLNMIRYTKPTGREIRRVAVCGGAGSFLLGQAKRSQADVFITADFKYHEFFDAEDSIMIADIGHYESEVYTKDLLVEILNKKFANIASYLSEVVTNPIAYL
- a CDS encoding putative porin, translated to MFLRRIIITCCLLCFVQPLLAQIEQEEGSNDPFNQNDPFNSNNPELLNEQDTASNRRTGRILGGEKEPKSPYGPTTTRFFTEDEFFRGDSTVHYIDTTLNNLHRFEVIEKLEQKYQHLGANGTALNPIFPVLPATIGRTSGFDVYNPYSLEADSIRYYDTKSPYTKLHLVFGGNNRNLVDLAYARNINPRWNIAGHMYRIITDKQVGASARRDDRNAVLNRYGFNTSYRSENGKYALLASFVRMKHDVEELGGIVPPTTGVITDYYDTDNVAIELSGADAEELRQDYHLYHQYVLTPILQVYHRLDRQNQLNSYRDPLSQDDFSYYPNTFIRTDTTTDRFKFREFKNEVGIKGKVEEALFYAFYYKRRDVNFIYKYLQDDPYDTEHYIGGKLRTDLNERTYLAAEAEYLEGGNYRAGATIYSPWAVVGLRRMLRKPAYIEERFFGNHYSWNNDFSTESTDQLEGNIIARIGERITLRPGATITQVTDPIFFNAEQQSEQQSGTARVYSPEIELEVGLARNVFLEAEVIHTFKEGEVADVFRIPDWFANARLYFHDNILNDRMEARIGLDVHYRTSYLADAYAPGMQQYHLQNEFRVPQALVADFFFNFKIKRAMLFIKVTQVNEGFPYQGYFTTPNYTGVGRQIDLGINWQFFD